The window GGCTGTTCTCGTTTTCGATTGTCTTCTTTTAGGATGTGCCATTTCTGTATAGGTTTAATTATTTGTTTCCTTTTAGTCCTTTCAATGCGTTCCATCGCGGGTCTATGGGTGCCTCGTCGTCTTGCTCCGAGACGGTTGCGCTGTGAACCTTTAACAGGTTTTCCATTTCGGGATTGCACATGCCTTCGGGGTGCGTGTGTTTCAACGGAATGGTGAGGGCGATACATTCATAGAGATACCACGCCAGGTTGATAGTGCCTTCGCTTTCGGGTACCACGATGAGGTTTTCGTCCTCTTCGCTGTACGATTCCCCGAATTTCACATAAAGGGTATTTTCGGTCTCTACCGGCAACTCCATGTCGTCGAGACATCGGTCGCACGGAATGATGATGTGCCCTTTGATGGCGAAGTGCAGCTCGAACGTGTCGCCGGTGCGCTTCAACGTAAGCCCGACATTTACCTCTCCTTTGTCTATCTCGTGAGAGTCGGTTTCTGCAAAGAAGTCTTCGCCGAGGGCATATTCGTAGGTGTGTGTTCCCTCACTCAGGCTTTTTAATGCAATCGTGTATTTGTCGGTCTTTCCCACAGTTCACTGCTATTAAAACCCTGCAAAGGTACAAAAAATAATTGTTCTCGTGCA of the Candidatus Caccoplasma merdavium genome contains:
- a CDS encoding DUF177 domain-containing protein, translated to MGKTDKYTIALKSLSEGTHTYEYALGEDFFAETDSHEIDKGEVNVGLTLKRTGDTFELHFAIKGHIIIPCDRCLDDMELPVETENTLYVKFGESYSEEDENLIVVPESEGTINLAWYLYECIALTIPLKHTHPEGMCNPEMENLLKVHSATVSEQDDEAPIDPRWNALKGLKGNK